TAAATCCTGAATCAGCGAGCGTGCAAATGGTGTAAGGCACGTATCAGCAACCCCAACCAAAATCTCTCCTGAGCTGAACGCTGAACCCTTTGGCAGTAAGCGAACCGGATATCCCCCGTTATCGGGATGACGTTGTGATGGCAACGGCTTAAAGTGGGTAGTTCGTGCAAACGACTATCAAGCAGGGTGGTACCGCGAGGTCTTTTTGATAACCTCGTCCCAGCAGTGTGGGGCGGGGCTTTGTGTTTTTAGTCAACGAGGAGTCAACAATGGCGTTTGCAGCAGTTGATCCCAAGGTGTCGTTTCCGACGCTTGAGGATGAGATCGCCGCTTGGTGGGAAGCCCATGGCATCGTCAAAAAGACGCTTGACCATGGTGATGCTTCGCGTCCGTTTGTCTTTTTTGAAGGGCCACCTACGGCTAATGGTCGCCCGGGGATTCACCACGTCGAGGCTCGTTCGTCTAAAGATATTATGGTGCGCTTCAACCGCATGCTTGGTAAAAAGGTCATCGGCGCTCGCGGTGGCTGGGATACCCACGGCTTGCCAGTTGAACTGGAAGTTGAAAAGAAATTAGGCTTCGCGGGCAAGCCCGACATCGAAAAATATGGCATCACCGAATTTAACGCTGCTTGTCGTCAATCAGTTTGGGATTACATCCAAGAATGGGAAAAACTGACCCAGCGGATCGCCTTCTGGATCGATCTTGAAGATCCCTATATCACGTATGATAACAAATATATCGAGTCGTTGTGGTGGATCTTCAAGCAATTGCACGAGCGTGAATTGCTGTATCGTGATTATAAAGTGACGATGCATTGCCCACGCTGTGGGACATCGCTCTCGGATCACGAGGTAGCTCAAGGCTACCAAGATAACACTGACGATCCATCGGTGTGGGTACGTTTTCGACATACGTCTAGTGACCATGCTTTAGATGCTCAAGTTGCCGATGCCGCCTTCTTGGCATGGACGACGACACCTTGGACCTTGCCGGCTAACGCTGGTTTGGCGGTTAATCCTGAGGCAACGTATGTGCTGGCTGAGCACGAAGGTCAGCGCTATATCTTGGCCGAGGCTTTGGTTGGCGCGGTGTTGGGCGAAACTGCCACCACACTCGCCAGCTTTGTTGGAGCCGATCTGCGTGGCTTGCGCTATACACCGCTATTTCCAGGGGTTGGCGATAATGGCGCAGCAATCGATTTGAGCAGTGCCCATCGGGTGGTTGCCGATGAGTTCGTGTCGTTGGAAGATGGTACGGGCATCGTGCACATCGCGCCAGCTTATGGCGACTTGGAAATTGGCCGTAAGTATGGCTTGCCAACCTTGTTCTCGGTTGATTTAGCGGGCAAAGTACTGAGCAGCTTTGAAAGCTTTGGCTTTGCAGGCATGTTCTTCAAAGAAGCTGATCCCAAAATCACGCGCTATTTGAAAGAACAAGGCTTATTGTTCAAATCAGGGCGGGTGCTGCACACCTATCCATTCTGTTGGCGCTGTAAAACGCCGTTGCTGTTCTATGCCAAGCAATCGTGGTATATCCGCACGACGGCCTTGAAGCAACAGTTGATCGCCAACAACAAAAAGATCAATTGGGTGCCTGAGCACATCCAAGCTGGGCGCTTTGGCAATTGGCTCGAAAATAACATCGACTGGGCGATCAGCCGTGAGCGCTATTGGGGCACGCCGCTGCCAGTCTGGGCCTGCGATAATTGTCAACATATCGATGTGCTTGGTTCGTTGGCGGAGCTTGGCGAACGTTGGGGCCAAGATACTGCCAATCTGGATATGCACCGCCCATTTGTTGATGCGCCTACGTGGTCATGCCCTGAGTGCGAAGCTGGTACGATGCAGCGCATTCCTGATGTAGCCGATTGTTGGTTTGATTCAGGTGCGATGCCCGTTGCACAGTGGCATTATCCATTTGAAAATCAAGAATTATTCGAAGTTGCCGGCCAAGCCGATTTTATCTCGGAAGCAATCGACCAAACCCGTGGTTGGTTCTACACCTTGCACGCGGTTTCGACCTTGCTCTTCGATCGTCCAGCCTACAAGAATGTGATCTGTTTGGGGCACTTGTTGGATGGCAAAGGCGAGAAGATGTCCAAATCCAAGGGCAACATCGTTTCGCCATGGGAAATGGTCGAGAAGTATGGTGCTGATGCGGTGCGCTGGTATATGTTTGCTGCTGGTCAGCCTTACAACCCACGCCGTTTCTCAGCCGATTTGGTCAGCGAATCGTTGCGTCAGTTCTTGTTGACCTTGTGGAATACCTATAGCTTTTTCACAACCTACGCCAATGTTGATGGTTGGACACCTGAATTGGCGCAAGGCGATTTGGCAGCGATCGATCGTTGGGCCATGGCACGACTCAACGCTTTGGTGCGCGATGTGCGTAATGATCTGAGCAATTACGATATGAATACGCCAGCCAAGCGGCTCGAACAATTCGTTGATGAGCTTTCAAACTGGTATGTGCGGCGTAATCGGCGGCGTTTCTGGGGCAGCGAGATGAACGGCGATAAGCAAGCTGCCTATTCAACCTTGTACACCTGTTTGGTGACGATCTCCAAACTGATGGCTCCATTCACGCCATTTGTGGCCGAATCGTTGTATCAAAATCTGGTGCGCAGCTACGACCAAACTGCCGCCGAAAGTGTGCATATGGCGCTGTATCCCGAAGCCAATTTGGCAGTGATCGATGAAGAATTGATCCGTAAAACCGACTTGTTGCTCAAGGCCGTGAGCTTGGGCCGTGCCGCTCGCAAGAACGCTGGGATGCGCGTGCGTCAACCACTCAGCGAAGTGTTGGTGCGCTTGCCACGCGGCGAGCAACTTGACGAACTGAGCGCTGAACTGAGCGACGAACTCAATATCAAGTCGGTGCGCTGGCTTGGCGTGGGCGATGGCTTGGTCAGCTATCGTTTCAAGCCCAATTTGCGCTCAGTGGGCAAAAAGTTTGGCAAACTGGTTCCAGCCTTGCGTGAAGTATTGGCGAATCTCAGCAGCGAGCAAGCCGCCGATGCTGCGCATAAAGTTGAAACTGGGGCTAGCTTCGAGGTTGCAGTTGAAGGTGAGACATTAACCCTCGCCGCTGACGATGTATTGATGGAAGCCTCATCGCCCGAAGGCTACGCCGTTGCTGAAGGTGAGGGCTTGTTGGTAGCGTTGGTTACGACGCTGACTGACGAATTGCTGCGCGAAGGCATCGCCCGCGAAATCGTGCGCAACCTTAACGATGCTCGCAAGGCCGCAGATCTCGCGATCACCGATAAGATCAACGCAACTTTGGGGACTGAAGTTGATTTGGCGGCAGTCGTGGCTGAATATGCCGAGTATATCAAGGCCGAAACTTTGTGTGAGGTGTTGAGCGTTGGCGATGCTAACGATAACCATCACACCAGCAGTATGGAATTGGAACAAGGCAAACTTAGCCTCGGCATTAGCAAAATCGGCTAATCCGAGTACAATCAATGCGGCGCATACAGGCTGTGTATGCGCCGCATTGATTCATTGTTTGCTAGAGGAATGTCCATGTTGTTGCACATTATTTCTCCCACCGAGTGGCAGCAAGCCGTCGCTGCTGGTGAATATCGCCCAGCTTCGCTGGCTGAAGAAGGCTTTATTCATTGTTCGACTCCTGAGCAATTACTAACTCCCGCCAATTCGTTTTATCGTGGCCAAGCCAATTTACAATTATTATGTATCGATCCAGCGCAGCTCCACGCCAAACTGGTCTATGAAGATTGCTACGAGACTGGCATGCAATTTCCCCATATCTATGGGCCGCTCAATCTTGATGCCGTTTATAAGATCGTGGAATTTCCGGTTAATCCCGATGGTACATTTGATTTGCCGAAGCTAGATTAGTTGGAGATTGGGGATTAGTTGTTAGGGATCGGTAACAAACGATGAGCATGCCCTCACCCCCTAGCCCCCTAGCCCACCCAGCGAGGCGAGGGGGAACCAGTCCATCATGATCACTTGGAACGCCCCTGGTCCGCCGCAGTGGGAGAGGGGTTGGGGTGAGGGCATTACTAGTTGTTAACCGTATAAACCATTACATCTCTGCTCTCTACTCTCCGCGCTTTTAGCGCCATAACTGTTCGGATTGCCATTCATCGTTGGCAGCGGCGAGGCATTGAAGTTTGGGCCACCAATAGGCCTGATCTGCGCCATCGATAGCATTTCCAATTGGCTCGAAAAGCATATAAGCCAACATCAAACGATAATCGCTGCAAAGCTGTTGCCATGAATAATCGATGCCTGCGCCGATTAAGCCTGCCAAATAGCGCCGCAATAGTTGCTCTTCATAGAACGCGCGTTGGGTTGGATTCCAAAATGTTGCCAGCAACGTGACCAAATCGTAGGTTGGCAAATTGGCCGAAGCAGTGCTAAAATCCAATAGATAGGCATGATCTTCTTGGGGATTTTTGGGGCAGAAGAATTGGTTGAAAGCGCAAGCACCATGCGAGAGGGTTAATTGGCGACGGCTGCTGATCCGTGGCTCCAACCAGCGTTGCCATAACGTGGGCAAGGCTGCCAAGGTTGAAGCTAAACGATCATGAATTGTATCGGTGAGGATTGCGCCATACTGAGCCAGAAATTGCTGCCATTCGGCTTGGCGATGTTGCACATGCTGGGCATGCGCCGCTGAATCGTTGTACCACACGCGCAGCGCAAACGGCGGATCAGCCGCACCAATCACAGGTACTTGCCACCACGAACTATGCAGTTGAGCCAAGCTATCAATGCACATAAAACGCCGCTGCTCATTAGGAACATGCTCGCCAGTGAGTAATGAATGGCGAGCAATTGCTGGCTCATAGGTTTCGCTTAAATCGGCCAATAAAAGATTTGAAACCCCCGAAACCGGATCATAGCTAGCGCCAAAACATTGCACAAACGGCAAATGATTAAGATCGTTGGCCTGCGCATACTGATAAATTGCCACTTCATGAGCGCCATGCTGCTCATGATTAATTTTAAGTAGCAACTGACGTGGCGCTTTGATCGGCGTGCGAAACAATTGTAATTGAATATGACCAAGCTGCGAATTGGGCGTATGCGCTTCGATCAGCTGCATATGCTTGATCATGCCTGAGCCTAACCAAGGCTGCAAGTGTTCGGTCAACCACGCCAATGAAAGATCACTCAGTGAATGCAGGATGGTCATGATTGCTCCCTTTGCAGCCTAGCGATCAATTCCCGCGATACCTCACATTCAGTTGCTGTCCACGGGTCGCATTGATCGCATAGGTAATTCCTTGTTGCAGGCTACTATGCGTCATAATCGAGCGGAAATCAACCCCCAAGGTAACCAAAGTTTGAGCCAATTCAGGTCGAATACCAGTGATAATTACGCGTGCTCCTAGTAGCTGGACGCTGGTTGCAGCTCGAATGAGTAGGCCTGCTACTTGAGTATCCATCACCGGAACGCCCGTTACATCGACAATTGCGATTTGGGCTTTATTGGTATGTACACCTTCAAGCAAGGTTTCCATAAATTGCTGTGCTCGTGCGGTATCGACGCTACCAACCAATGGCAAGAGCACCACTGTATCAGCAATTGGAATCAGTGGGGTTGAAAGCTCGATCAAGGCTTGTTGTTGAGTGCGAATAACTTCTTCGTGCAAGCGTTGGCGCTCAGCCTCAGCCTGTTTTTGGTCACTAATATCATGGGCGATCATCGAGAAAAAGCTGGGTTGGTGGTCGATATCATAGTGACATAACATTTGATACATCACAGGTAGCTGTTGGCCTTGGGCCGTTTTTAGTTGATGCTCGCCCATCCACGAGCCATGAATTTGGGCATGGTGCAAGGTTTTGGCTAGCCATGTTTGCTCGGTTTTGTCGGGATGCAAATCATACCAGGTTAATTGGCTGACTTGATCGGTAGGCTCAAGTCGCAACAAGCGCCGTGCTGCTGGATTCAAATATTGCATCTGGCCTGAAAGATCTGCAATCGCTACCAAGTCAGGAGTCGAGCTTAGAATGGTATCGAAGCGGCCCAATAAGGCTTCAGCCTGTTTTTGTTGGGTAATATTCAGCAGCAAACCATCCCATAAAATTGCCCCATTGGCTAATTTTGTGGGCCGCGAAGCCCCTTGTAGCCAATTTTCTTGGCCATTGATATAAACTCGACCTTCCCAGCGCCATGGTTCAAGCGTTTGAGCCGAAGCCATAATCGCCTCTTGAAAGCGCAAACGGTCGGTTGGATTGACGGCCTCGGTCACAATGCTGGCATTTTGCATAATCGCTTCTGGTTCTAGGCCATAAATATCGCGACTGCCAGTGCTCACAAAGGGAAAACGCATTGTATGATCTGGCTCAAGCAAAAATTGATAGACCATGCCAGGTACATTCTCAATGATTCGTTGTAAGCGGGCCTCGTTATCGGTTAGAGCAGCCGAGGCCGCTACCTCGTTGCTCAGATCGCGTGAAATGCCAACTGTGCCAATGATCGAGCCATCGTGATTACGGATTGGGTGTTTGGTGGTTGCAAACAGATGCACCTCGCCTGTATAACGCGTGACTGGCTCAGAATTGATCACCAAGGCTTGACCTGTTTGAAACACCTGAGCATCATCGCGAATATATTGCTCGGTATAACTCGGTTGGTTAAAATCAGCGTCGATCAAATCTTGGAGCTGCTGGCTATCCATGCCATAGTATTCCCGAAAAGCGCGATTGGCGTAGCGAATATGCGAACCTGGGCCTTTGTATAAAATCAAATCGGGGATAGCATCTAAAATTTGTTCGTAGATCGAGTTCTGGGCACGCAAGTTGATGATGGTTTGGTGTAGGTCAATAGTCGTTTCATCCCGATCCACATACACATCAGTCCCCATTGCGTGCCTCCTCGATTTAATTTTTTGTAATTACTCTAGTGTCCCCCATGTGGGCTAACCTGCGCCTCCCACAAAGGTCACGATCTTATCTAGTACTTCTGTCGAATGGAGGATGCCACTATGGCCCAATTTGTTGGTCGCCAATAGTTCTGCATTAGGCCAGTGTTGCTGTAATTCTTGCGCATAGCGAAAATCAACCCGTAGATCATTGCGATCATGGACAATCAAGGCTGGTGGTAAATGCTGGGTTGGCATTGATTTCATGGCATAATGGCTGGCTGGTTGGCCAAATTGACGTTGCAAAGCTTGATCAAATAAACGCTTAAGCCGTTGCGATAAACCAAATCCATCGGCAAACGCGCCAGTCATATATTCGCCGCTAGTTGGTGCACCCATCAACACAACCCGCTGCGGTAGCGCGATATCAAGCGTACCCAGCATCCAAGCGCTGCAAGCTGCTCCAAACGAGTGTGCAATAATCACATCGAACGGGCCAAGTTGCTGCACGGTCGCCGCCAAAGCTGCGCTAAAATCAGGGATACTGGTGGTTTTGCCTTCAGAAGCGCCATGGGCTGGGCCATCGATCGCCGTTACTTCGTAGCCTAAACCAGCTAAGTGTGGGGCCAAGGCATGCCAACGCCGAGCATCGTGTTCCCAGCCATGCACCAGCAACACTTTGCGTGAGCCAGCACCCCAACGATAGGCTTGCAAACGCCGCCCGGCATGCTCAACATTCAACCGTTGGGCTGATTGCAGAAATTTTGAGGGTTTAGTGCTGGTTGCCCGCCGTGGTTGTAAAAAAAGCTGAAGCACCATGCGCCCAGCCAGTTGCGGTGCAAGATAGCTCAAGCCGCCAATGCTATTGCGCAGTAGCCGCGCTTGCCATGGAAGTTTGATCGATTGAGTTGCCATATGTTCCCCCTAGGAATTGCCAATTTGTGTCTAGCCAAATGTATGATAATTATTGTAATAAGCAATGTTACCACTGTCAACATTGAGGTAGCCAAATGATTGAAGAACGGTATCATCATGGTGATTTGCGCCAAGCCCTTTTGACGCTCGCCAAGCAGCAGCTCACCAGCCAAGGAATCGAATCGTTGAGTTTACGCGCGATCAGTCGTGAGGCAGGCGTGAGCCATGCAGCGGCCTACCGCCATTTTCCCAATAAAGAGGCCTTGGTGGCGGCTTTGGCCTGCGCTGGGTTTGAGCAATTACAAACGTTCGTTGCTGGAGAAGTGGCCGAGTATACAGCTGATCCAACTGAGCAATTTTTTCAATGTGGCATTGCCTATGTAAAATTTGCTCTCAATAATGCCACCTTATTTCGTTTGATGTTTGGGGTTTCTGGGGTTGATCGTTTGCAATACCCCGCCACCCATGCCGCTGCCCAAGCTAGTTTTGGGGTGCTGGTTGGCACAATCGAACGCGGCCAAGCGGCAGGCTTAATTGGCTCAGGTGAGCCACGCCAACTAGCATTTACGGCCTGGGCCGCCG
This sequence is a window from Herpetosiphon gulosus. Protein-coding genes within it:
- the ileS gene encoding isoleucine--tRNA ligase, whose product is MAFAAVDPKVSFPTLEDEIAAWWEAHGIVKKTLDHGDASRPFVFFEGPPTANGRPGIHHVEARSSKDIMVRFNRMLGKKVIGARGGWDTHGLPVELEVEKKLGFAGKPDIEKYGITEFNAACRQSVWDYIQEWEKLTQRIAFWIDLEDPYITYDNKYIESLWWIFKQLHERELLYRDYKVTMHCPRCGTSLSDHEVAQGYQDNTDDPSVWVRFRHTSSDHALDAQVADAAFLAWTTTPWTLPANAGLAVNPEATYVLAEHEGQRYILAEALVGAVLGETATTLASFVGADLRGLRYTPLFPGVGDNGAAIDLSSAHRVVADEFVSLEDGTGIVHIAPAYGDLEIGRKYGLPTLFSVDLAGKVLSSFESFGFAGMFFKEADPKITRYLKEQGLLFKSGRVLHTYPFCWRCKTPLLFYAKQSWYIRTTALKQQLIANNKKINWVPEHIQAGRFGNWLENNIDWAISRERYWGTPLPVWACDNCQHIDVLGSLAELGERWGQDTANLDMHRPFVDAPTWSCPECEAGTMQRIPDVADCWFDSGAMPVAQWHYPFENQELFEVAGQADFISEAIDQTRGWFYTLHAVSTLLFDRPAYKNVICLGHLLDGKGEKMSKSKGNIVSPWEMVEKYGADAVRWYMFAAGQPYNPRRFSADLVSESLRQFLLTLWNTYSFFTTYANVDGWTPELAQGDLAAIDRWAMARLNALVRDVRNDLSNYDMNTPAKRLEQFVDELSNWYVRRNRRRFWGSEMNGDKQAAYSTLYTCLVTISKLMAPFTPFVAESLYQNLVRSYDQTAAESVHMALYPEANLAVIDEELIRKTDLLLKAVSLGRAARKNAGMRVRQPLSEVLVRLPRGEQLDELSAELSDELNIKSVRWLGVGDGLVSYRFKPNLRSVGKKFGKLVPALREVLANLSSEQAADAAHKVETGASFEVAVEGETLTLAADDVLMEASSPEGYAVAEGEGLLVALVTTLTDELLREGIAREIVRNLNDARKAADLAITDKINATLGTEVDLAAVVAEYAEYIKAETLCEVLSVGDANDNHHTSSMELEQGKLSLGISKIG
- a CDS encoding DUF952 domain-containing protein, with protein sequence MLLHIISPTEWQQAVAAGEYRPASLAEEGFIHCSTPEQLLTPANSFYRGQANLQLLCIDPAQLHAKLVYEDCYETGMQFPHIYGPLNLDAVYKIVEFPVNPDGTFDLPKLD
- a CDS encoding phosphotransferase; its protein translation is MTILHSLSDLSLAWLTEHLQPWLGSGMIKHMQLIEAHTPNSQLGHIQLQLFRTPIKAPRQLLLKINHEQHGAHEVAIYQYAQANDLNHLPFVQCFGASYDPVSGVSNLLLADLSETYEPAIARHSLLTGEHVPNEQRRFMCIDSLAQLHSSWWQVPVIGAADPPFALRVWYNDSAAHAQHVQHRQAEWQQFLAQYGAILTDTIHDRLASTLAALPTLWQRWLEPRISSRRQLTLSHGACAFNQFFCPKNPQEDHAYLLDFSTASANLPTYDLVTLLATFWNPTQRAFYEEQLLRRYLAGLIGAGIDYSWQQLCSDYRLMLAYMLFEPIGNAIDGADQAYWWPKLQCLAAANDEWQSEQLWR
- a CDS encoding PAS domain-containing protein, encoding MGTDVYVDRDETTIDLHQTIINLRAQNSIYEQILDAIPDLILYKGPGSHIRYANRAFREYYGMDSQQLQDLIDADFNQPSYTEQYIRDDAQVFQTGQALVINSEPVTRYTGEVHLFATTKHPIRNHDGSIIGTVGISRDLSNEVAASAALTDNEARLQRIIENVPGMVYQFLLEPDHTMRFPFVSTGSRDIYGLEPEAIMQNASIVTEAVNPTDRLRFQEAIMASAQTLEPWRWEGRVYINGQENWLQGASRPTKLANGAILWDGLLLNITQQKQAEALLGRFDTILSSTPDLVAIADLSGQMQYLNPAARRLLRLEPTDQVSQLTWYDLHPDKTEQTWLAKTLHHAQIHGSWMGEHQLKTAQGQQLPVMYQMLCHYDIDHQPSFFSMIAHDISDQKQAEAERQRLHEEVIRTQQQALIELSTPLIPIADTVVLLPLVGSVDTARAQQFMETLLEGVHTNKAQIAIVDVTGVPVMDTQVAGLLIRAATSVQLLGARVIITGIRPELAQTLVTLGVDFRSIMTHSSLQQGITYAINATRGQQLNVRYRGN
- a CDS encoding alpha/beta fold hydrolase; the encoded protein is MATQSIKLPWQARLLRNSIGGLSYLAPQLAGRMVLQLFLQPRRATSTKPSKFLQSAQRLNVEHAGRRLQAYRWGAGSRKVLLVHGWEHDARRWHALAPHLAGLGYEVTAIDGPAHGASEGKTTSIPDFSAALAATVQQLGPFDVIIAHSFGAACSAWMLGTLDIALPQRVVLMGAPTSGEYMTGAFADGFGLSQRLKRLFDQALQRQFGQPASHYAMKSMPTQHLPPALIVHDRNDLRVDFRYAQELQQHWPNAELLATNKLGHSGILHSTEVLDKIVTFVGGAG
- a CDS encoding TetR/AcrR family transcriptional regulator yields the protein MIEERYHHGDLRQALLTLAKQQLTSQGIESLSLRAISREAGVSHAAAYRHFPNKEALVAALACAGFEQLQTFVAGEVAEYTADPTEQFFQCGIAYVKFALNNATLFRLMFGVSGVDRLQYPATHAAAQASFGVLVGTIERGQAAGLIGSGEPRQLAFTAWAAVHGLATLALQDQITPQGTIDPERLVRNTAKLLWHGLKYGQI